In a single window of the Streptomyces sp. NBC_00353 genome:
- a CDS encoding right-handed parallel beta-helix repeat-containing protein, with product MKKRHTKQLLCLVVAAGAVGAAVPACTAAASRSVDSPVVRVVRSDQSIQAAVDAARPGDTIDIRPGTYHESVLIKKADLTLRGAPSGTVLMPSATGTKAANACAKAGNGICVQGTSKKPVDGVRIRSLTVSGFKKNGVWASWTDGLSVRQVTARSNGIWGIAQERSTRSDIRDNTARSNGDAGIFVANTVDEEGGATDTRGTKVRGNTLTDNRIGLTVRRVRNLSVHDNTFTGNCSGVFVVGDEGKPQAGAMSIHDNRVTKNNKYCVKTERLPAIQGSGIILTGTVDTDVRKNTVENNVGATPLSGGIVLFKSFVGAHNTGNTISDNRAMGNRPADLANQETAQRNSFARNVCATSAPTGMC from the coding sequence ATGAAGAAACGTCACACCAAACAGCTCCTGTGCCTTGTCGTGGCGGCCGGCGCCGTGGGCGCCGCTGTGCCGGCCTGTACCGCGGCTGCCTCCCGTTCCGTGGATTCCCCGGTCGTGCGCGTGGTGCGTTCGGACCAGTCGATCCAGGCCGCGGTGGATGCCGCCCGGCCGGGTGACACCATCGACATCCGGCCCGGCACGTATCACGAGAGTGTCCTCATCAAGAAGGCAGACCTGACCCTGCGCGGTGCCCCGTCCGGGACCGTGCTCATGCCGAGCGCGACCGGGACCAAGGCAGCCAACGCCTGCGCGAAGGCCGGCAACGGCATCTGCGTCCAGGGCACGTCAAAAAAGCCCGTCGACGGTGTACGCATCCGCTCGCTGACCGTCTCCGGATTCAAGAAGAACGGAGTCTGGGCCTCCTGGACCGACGGACTGTCGGTCCGGCAGGTGACGGCCCGGTCCAACGGCATCTGGGGCATCGCCCAGGAGCGGTCCACCCGCTCCGACATCCGGGACAACACCGCCCGCTCCAACGGCGACGCCGGCATCTTCGTCGCGAACACCGTGGACGAGGAGGGCGGCGCGACCGACACCCGCGGCACCAAGGTCCGGGGAAACACGCTGACGGACAACCGGATCGGCCTCACCGTCCGCCGGGTCCGCAACCTCTCGGTCCACGACAACACCTTCACCGGCAACTGCAGCGGTGTCTTCGTCGTGGGCGACGAGGGCAAGCCGCAGGCCGGGGCGATGTCCATCCACGACAACCGGGTCACCAAGAACAACAAGTACTGCGTCAAGACCGAGCGACTGCCCGCAATCCAGGGGTCCGGGATCATCCTCACCGGCACCGTGGACACCGATGTGCGCAAGAACACCGTCGAGAACAACGTGGGCGCCACACCGCTCTCCGGCGGGATCGTGCTGTTCAAGAGCTTTGTGGGCGCTCACAACACCGGCAACACCATCAGCGACAACCGGGCGATGGGCAACCGGCCCGCGGACCTGGCCAACCAGGAAACCGCACAGCGCAACAGCTTCGCCCGCAACGTATGCGCGACGTCCGCACCGACCGGAATGTGCTGA